AAACTAAATCAAGATGTAAATTATGGGATGATGCACATGCTTTCATCCACTAAAACACCATTTGGTGCGTAGGGTAACACTAAACAAGCTTGTTTAATCAATCGTTTGGCTCGAGTTCTAAAATAATTGAAGTGTTGCTAATGTATTTCAAGTTATTATCCTCGTATTATAAATCTTTTATCATCCATCCCTTACAGGGTACCAAAGAATATAAGTGAATATGGGTAGATGGTATTTATTGATTGGTCAGCAAAGAGATGTCAAATAGCAGGACTCCTAGAGTTATAAGCCATGGAGAGACCAAAATATACATGGAAGATGGTGAATATGAAACAAATGAGCATTTCAGATAGTAGATATTCACATAAGCTGACCATGGTAAAACTAACGTCATGATAATTTCAATTCCAGCTCTTTAATTGAAGTTGAACACAAAAAACACTATATCCGACAATCAAGCACGCGCCACACAATACCTTTATACTAACATAGACTAACCATATCATTTAACTCTGCTTCTGCAAAAGATTTTCCATCGACGAGCATGCCCCAGACAACTTTATTAATTTGAAAAGAAATTCGCATAGCATAAGATGGGCTTTTATTCCTCTCCTTTTCCATTAATCGCAACTGTGCAGCTTTCTGCAAAGCTATTCTTAATGAAGCAGATGCAGCCTTCCTAGCCTTCTGCGCATTCATGAGCTCTTTTCTCAGTCTCTGCACCTGAGAATGAACCCGATTAAGTAATAAATTCCATCACATTGAAGCAGGCATATGCGGGTATGTAGAAAAGCAAAGAGCAAGTAGGTGTCTATATTTTTATAGTTCAAATTTCAAGTCAACAAATTATTAAGAAAAATTTCAGGAATTAACTCTTTGACCACGAATACTAAAAGATTCTCATATTCAGATTATTTCCCAGAAATATTGGGTTTGTTTATAGTCAGAAAAATCACATTGAAAACATCCTTGCAACATTTGTGGATCACAGTTCAATGGAAGTGAAAACTCATGAAGCACTCAACACAAGAAGAATGTATGCTGTAACAAAGCATATGCTAGCACACCAAAAAAGACACAATCCCAACAAAAATTAGAAAGAGAACTATTGCAAAATCCAAATATCAAAGCACTCCAACGCGTTCAAAAGTCTTACTAATGTGGATCTTCCACCAGTTATCATCCATAGATCCATTTCAATTTCGGGGTATGGGTCTCCATAATTGTCAACCCGAAGAGACAATTTCCGCATATCGTCAATAATCAACTTCTGGATTCTCTCTCTCTGTTCAAGATTTACTTTTGCCAGTTCTACCTCTTCAACACCATCAGGAACCACTTCATCTGCCTCCTCTTCAacatcttcatcatcatcaacgGGATATGATAGATTGCTTTTTCGAGGCCTGAATAATCAACCTCGTCACTTGAAGTCCATGAACAAGAAATCAACTACAATTGCTAATCAACTAAAATACAATCTAAGTGCACTGTTAATACTAGATAGGCTATAAAATTTCTGCTTGGTAGTTAGTATGAAATATGCCTAGAAGGATCAAAGTTAGCACTtgttgaaaaaattatttttgagttTAAATTCGGAACACAATCTGCCATAGAAGCATAACAGACATCAAGACTTCAATTATCAACCTCAATTTGTATCATCAACACATAATACTATGTTGATGATTAATTTCAACGTTCAACACTCGCGCGCGCGCACACACAACTTTCAAAATAGGTAATCCAGTAATATCATCATATAAAGGAACCGCATCCAGAAAGTTACAATACATGACAAATAACCACCTCATTCTAATGTAGAACAGGTTAAATAAAGATGCTATCCATATCTGACGGAATAAGCTAGAATTTACCAGCAAAAATTCTTAAGTGATGGAAGTATCTAATTGcacataaaaagaaaatttgggCCATCCATATCATTTCTTGCCTGAAACTTTAAATGTTTCATGACCATATATCATGTGAGTGGTCTCCATGCTATAAAATCTAGAGGACAACATTTGTACTCTATGTAGTTTCAACTAGTGCCAAAACATATGCCCTCCCATAATCATAGCATCAAATTTGGCATTAAGTATTAACATAATTGAAATGACAACATCTTAAAGGCATTCATATGTACTACATTGCCAGAATATcacataaaaataatcaaataGCAGATTGTGGGACTCTTACTTAGGAAGCCGAGCAAAAAGAAGATTGGTCAACACATCAAGCATGACTTGAAATTGTCTGGATGTCATTGTAGCTGTAATATTATGAGAATTGAAGGACAGCTCTTTCAAAGGCTTTACCTGCAATAAAAGTAAATGTAATAAATTCAGCATTAATATTTAGCATATTTAACTTTCTTTCAACCATTATGAACTTTATCCCCTGAAACTTAGAACTTTACTTTCAAATAATTAGTTCCTCCTTTATGCCTTGTGTAGCGAAAGTACATGTCACAGGGCATAAAAACCCGGTCAAGTAAAGCTCCAGTGCGCTTCACTTTGGGTGAACTCCGATGAATTTTAGGAAGCCACTGCAGCCCAGCCCCTGGATCCACATCAGTTGGGGCTACATGAGCCTGCACATGCTCCAACATAACAGAGAATTCCATGCGATTCCATGTCATTTCAGGCTGAGATTCAGGTAGGTGAATTTTTTCTTCCCCAAGTGCTTGTTCGATCATCTCATAGCCAACAGCAAGGATTGAATGAAATGACCGAGCTAAGACACGGCCACTTACAGCAGCAAGCAAGAATCTACCCTGTCAAACAAGGATTTATTGCATTAATCATGACTAATAATTAAAAAGATTTTATTACTAATATCGCATCCATCCATCTGCTTCATTTTTCCCTTTTTTGTTGATTTCTATATTGATCTCATTTGTGACTCTCCACCAGTAGGGCAAGTTGATATAGCTCAAACCCTTTCTTTTAAAAAGGAGGCCCATCTTGCTAAATCAATGGTTAAACCAACACTTTATCATTTAAAGAAAGTTGTGTTGTGTTGTGTTTTAGATTCCCCTGCTAATACATACTATTTTCACCCTAATCAGAGTGAAATTGAAGATTTCCACAATTTAAGGTACAAAGGTGGATTTGAACAAGCTTGAACACCTCAATTTCACATATGATACAACGTGTTACATATATGGCAGTGAAGCATGTGTGGCAAGACGAGAAAGTCTGAAGTGACAGAGTTAAACATCTTATAAGCACATTTAGAAAGAAATACCTAGCTTAGTTTGATGTTGAACAAgtcttaattaatatttatgtcATTTTTACTGTCAAGGGTACACGATGTATCATAAGTACTGTAATGAATAGCTGAAGGCCATGGGTTTGTAGCAATCATCTAAATAATCAATATCAGGATTCTCAAGTAAGATTTGCCAGTTCATCTTTAACTATTAAAGATCGTTGGATGCAAAACTTTGTGGCGTGCATTGCTTGCGAGATTAAGAGATAAGATCAATGGTATTCATACTTGCTCTCTCTTTACTCTACTCAAAGGATTATTGTCACTGTACATAAGCACCAGAGCCAATAAGCTTGTTAAAATACTTCCTTCCTATCAAATATCATTTCTAACAAATATAAAAACCCATGGAGCATGTAATCAGAAAATTACCAAAAATGCTTTTTTTTGTAACCTACCAGGAGATTTATCGTCAAGGTTTTGACGATGAGTTCCCCAAAGTTGTCCTATTAACATTCTATGTATTAACTATAAAGATGTCCATAAACACTTTAGTAGCATATAGTAACTCACATTAGATTCTTCTGAGTGAAGATTGAATTGCGGCTCAATAACATTCACCATGAAATGGCGCGTCCCCTCTTCCTCGGAGTCATCGAGATAGCTATATTTTGCTGTATATAGGTACAATACATTTATAGGAGAAAAGAAGGTAGCTAATATTTTGCTCAAGTGGAGGATTTCAATCAGGGAGGTATGATGTGGCTTATACATAATAGAGGATAGTTTCACAGCATGAAAGCCTATAACTAACTAACAAAACTAATTTATCAATGCAAGAAAACAATGCGAAGTAAAAGGCAACAACATTGCTGGCAAAATAAAAACAGAGGTAGAGTGATGGATACAGTAAAGAAGGGACTGTCTAGGAACGCAATTAAtggcttaattaaaatatatattcaaatatGTGACATCATGTTAAGAATTACTAACTCATGTAACAACTTTGCAAAAAGGGAGGCTGATTATTAAAGTGGTACTGTACTCGAGAACTTCCACATTACCACAACAATTTAAGATAGTTGTTTCCAAACAGTTACATGGTCAAGTGAAACAATAAGagtatacattttttttaataatctcAGTTCTGGGAATGTGATTAAGAAAATAAAGAACATTTCATAAATAAAGACAGATTATTTACAAGAAAAATGATGCAAGAGATGACAGTTcatttattttgttaaatttatGCAAGATTTTACAACTTGTTATACTAAGTTCCTTTTTTTGTCAACTCAACACATCAAGTATTACAGAGAAAAGACAATTGCGACTAGCTTTTTGCTACCATAAATATACCATTTTGGAGTCTGATAGAAGTAACCAACTCAAGTAGAAAGTAGCCTCTCACCAACACATCTACAAGACTACAGCTATAATTTACAATTAAAACCAAAACAAAAGTGCAACACATTATAGTAGCAAAATAGAAATATGCACACACTCAAATACACATGGAAACCTGTATTGTACGTGTGTTTGAGAGAAAGAACTTTGAAGTTACCAGACACACTAGAGGACGGATTTTCCATTGCTGCTGAATCTGATGGAGAAGGCGAGGCTTTAGATGTCTCAATATACTGAGAAGAAATGGAACCATGATAGGAAGTAGGTGACTTTTGGTTATCAGTTTTGGGTGTTTCAGGTCTATCAAGGACTTTGTTCTCCTCATGCAATTTTCTTTGAGCATATTGATGAGAAGGAGAAGGCTTTGGAGGTTCAAATGCCTTAGATATCCCACCTACCCAAGACCAAACAGCATCTCTATTTTCAAGAGTCCACATAAGCTTCAGTCTGTAAACAAAAATACGCCTGCAATTGTCAGCAATGACAATGTTATATCCATCATCATCACTAGGGTCAGATCTTGTATGCTCATCGCTGTCGCTCCCATTTTCAAACTCAGATCTGACATATGTCATCTCAAGATTTCTTCTTCCAGCTTCTTGCCATGCTAATAACCTTGCAGGGTCAGCCTTTGGAGCTTGCCGGCGGATTGTGAAGTAATCAGATGATAACAAAAACCCATCATCATGATGTCTTTCTGTGCGATTGCTAGAGGAGCTGTGTTTATCGCCGAGAACTCTGCCTGTTGACGTAGGCAGGGATTGCTTCCTTGTCATTTGAACTACTTTTGCAACAGTTGGGCAATCTTCCTTATTTATAAATACTTTGGGAATGTGTAGGTCAAGACCCTGATACACAAGATCGAGAGGATCCCGACTACATTCAAAGGTATATTTTTGTTTACCTCGACTATAATAGAGTTCAAATTTCAACTTTGTCATCTTAAATGCTAGTCCCTTCGCTGGGTCGTCGTCATGTAAAGGCATGTGCCTGATTAATGTGGGAGTGGCATCAACCCTGAACATAAATTCTGTCATTACTTTGTCTAACGACATATTACCTGATCTTGGAATCCTAGGGATCCCATAACGGGGCCACCTACAAAAGGTTCGCAACTTATGGGGAGGAAGGTATTTTAGGTTCCAAAACTTGATCAACCACGCCAAATCATGATGTCCAAGATTCATAATTGGGGAATCAATTGATTCATTTTCTAATTTTgttggacaaactgaagctCCGTCCTGAATGAACTGATGATTAATGGAAAAGGATTGTGATTGGCGATCGCCACAAGGAACAGGTGGCCTAAGGGAGAAATTCCATTTGAGAGAAAGAGATGTGGATCTGAAGGGATCGTAAACCTTTTGACGAGCTTTACCTTCATTAGGAAGTGcaaataaataatgatttagGGGATTTCCAGACTCACAATCCCATTCCATTGTCACCTCAACAGTGAAAATTGGAGCCTGAAGGAATGGCCCAGAAAATCCAACAAAATGTTTCGAGATGGAATTTTTTAGCAAGCTCTCTAAGCTGCTCACATAAATCTTGAAATCCTTGGAGGACAAATAAACACGACCATCTGATTGTTGAATTTCCATGTAACCTGATATAATCTGAAGTTTGTCTAAGTTTTCGTAGGGATCAGTAGTTGCAAGAATGTTCCATCTTGTCTCCGAAAAATATAAAGTGGTGTTTCCATGAATGTAGTTTCTCATTTCATTCCACCAAGGTAAACTCTTTTCCTTTTTAGGTGGCTGAACATCTGGATTTGGATTCCTTGTGCTTAAATTAGCTCTACGAAGAGCCACAGTAAAAGCATAGCTAATATCAGCAAAAGACGGTTCAAAACCAGTGCCAAACGAAATTTCCCCGGTCCGAAAATGACTGGGCAAATCACAATAAGTTTTTATTGGAGGAGTTGTGCCGCTAGCAGAACGTAGCATATCCACTTTCCTCCATTTTCCAATCAAAACATTTTGGTGAATCTGCGGCTGAAAACAAGTTGCCTGCAATCACAAGTTGGCATAATTGAGAATGTCGTATATATGCTCATGTTGTTGCCCGAAGACAGTAAAATACAAACCGCATAACAGATTGGGTAAGGCCACAATCAACAAATTGGTCTATTGAAAGACTTATTAAAAGGTTCAAGCAATAAATTTTCTAAACAAGATAGGGTGGATCAGAACATTTCAATTACAAAGTCAGGGCGAATAAGTTATTGAAAGAACGTCCTGCACTAAAGGATCTGCAAGAATCACAAATGCACATGATGAATAGAGTACCAGGTTGTTGACTGAGAAGTCAAACATGAAAGGTGCCCTTGTTACCAGCATatgatttttacattggtgtGAATTAGCTGTCAggctaaaaaaattatttgtgaCATATGTCAACCAGAACCaatattctttttatttatgCAAGAGAATATTTCTGTTTTTAGCTTCTCTGATTGATGGAAAATACTTTTCTTTCTACCGCTAGAAGTATGTCTCAGCTTTACCAAGTACAAATAGAACTGTAGGACTTAGGAGACATTTGTTGAAAATTTATAGGGCTTGGTCAGTTCTGAAATTTATCAATTAGTTAACTGCCAGCCAAATCAGGGCATAAAAGTTCATGCAAGAGTCAGAGAGAAAAACACCAAAAAACACAGACCTGCTGAGCCAACAGAAGACGACCTTCACATCGACCAGCATTTGCAGCAAATAGTGGACATGTGTAGTTTCTTATCTGAACTACAAGGGATCCTGTATGCAAGAGGATGTTTCCTCCATAAAGTCTCGAAAATGGAATGTTATGGGCACGGCATACAGGGTCTAGCTTCTGCAGAACTTCAATCATCCCTGCATCACCACCTTCAATTTTTGACAAGGTTACATCTAATTCTGTAGCAcaaacagagaaaagagaagtTCTGGAAGTACTAGGTTTGAAACCAGATTGGAAGCCATCTTTACATGCCCCAGATCCCTGTGCCTGTACAAGGTTCTGGCATGCCTGGTAATATGACCGGAATGACTGTCTGTATATTTCTTCGCGCAATTTCTGAATAGCTGAAGCATCTCGAAGATCTATCTCCTCCCCAGTGTGATGACTCTTTCCTTCGAATGAATATTCGTCTTTTTCAACAACATCATGGCATTGTCCATTCCGAGACATATGCTCATCAAGAAAATTTAACCTAACAACTAATTCACGAGCCTCATTCTTCAGGAGTTGATAATGCTCGTCAAGCCAACCCTGTATCGGTTCCTCCTCGATCTCAGCTGTTAATTTACGTATGCAAAACTTTATACAACCAGTTCTAGACAAACTAGCATTTTTCTGTTTCGGCTGCTCTTTCTTCTCTGGAAACATACATTTAGTTTTAGCAGAAGTCACAAGCTTCAAAGCTCGAAGCATATCCTCCACAGAATCATCAATGGCTCGCAGTTGCAACCTAAATGGCACACATACATGcacatcaatggcttgaataaCCCAGTCCCAGATAGTTACTGTCTCAGATTTCGCATCTGGAACTCTACCAGAAGCATTAGGAATTCGAGATAGTTGCATTCTGCTGGTTCTAAAAATTTTGGCTTCATTGAGGTGGAGAAAAAGTCCCTCCAGAAGCACACCTATTTTGGCATTCTCAGAGAAGATAGACTGCACCTGGATCAAGGCTTCAACCCCATCTCCAACCTCAGCAAATACACTAAGCATCTCCACATCAATAGCGAAAATGGATTCCCTTTTGTTCAGTCGTTCGTTGGATGATTCCaaagtggtttctttctttGGCTCATTGTCATTCATAACAAAAATCTTTTCCTTGTTATACTCTTGCAGCTTGTAAGTGTGGACCATTAACTTCAAGTGCAATCCTAGTTCAACTAATGCAATATGCACATCAGGTTCCCACCTTATTGATATATCAGTGGCACTGAAGAGAGAGCAAACAGCAATATCTTTGAGACCTCCTGATCGCCTAACAAGCTTCGCATTCTGCATGTCAAGTAACACAACTTTTGGTCCAGGATTGTTGTCTTCTGGAAATTCCTGATAGATAGACCTAGCTCTTTCAAGCTCCATCTgtactaattttttttccttgttCATGCAAAAACTGAGATGGTAAACATCAAGTGAAAGAGAATACTTCAACCTTGTACAATCACATGTTACAGTCGACATTACATGTGCAGTTCGCAGAGACCCATCTACCAAGTTAGTAACTAAAACCTTACCACCTTGTGATCCATAATTAACACGCTTGGGGTCTGGAATAACCGCATCCTCCAACCCCACATCTCCATATATATTTACAGAGCATCTTTCTAGGTTGAGTCTCAATAGTTGAACTCCTTTCCTTGATGGCTTGGAAGACCTTGTTTCTTTGCTTTGTGATGGTTTCTTACTCAAAGCAGATAAATCCTTCAATAAGGCCTTGAAGGATAGAGCAGCTAATATCAGTGATTGAAGACGCCTGAAAGTCAAGTAGACACTCATGCCAGTGACATCGGCTCCAAGAACCATCTTACACTGCAAACCATCTTCAAGAGAATCAATGTCTTTCTTGCCCCAGTCCAAGCTCACCTTAGCAATGTGCATTAATGAGCCTGTGTTTGTTTCCACGCCAAACAAGCTCTCTTTCAAGCATTCTTGATATTCATCAGACATGTGTAGATTTAGTTCACCAAGTTCCATATGTAGAGTTGCACCAGTACTGGATATGTTGTTTGCAAAGATATGTGATGATTGTGAGCAACCCTGCAGTTGCAAAATAGGTAATCATTCAATAAATGGCAATGCAATCAAAGCTAAAGGGAAATATGAGTCAAGCAACTACTTCTAGAATAAAAGACGAGGGCCTATGAACTATCATAAAAACTAGTATACTAGTTGACGTTTTCAAAATTAATTGATGTCtttcatatatatatctatagtAACTagctaaaaatatttttaaaatagtgCCTTACCACAATGTAAAAGGTGCATTAGCAAAGGGAACTATCTTAAGTACTCAATAGACACATGTAACAAGTATGTCTCGTCATAATTTTGAAAGACAAAGGATCATAGCATAAAAGCATTGAAAATCATGTTTTTTAAGATAACTTGAATTAACCCACGCAAAATCATGAAATATGTAGGGATCTAGGGGTCTCCAAAGCACCATAATTCCAAAATCACGATCGATCCCACCATATATATGGCCGATAAGTTTCTAAAtgacatgatttttattatcaTAGCAGAAATACATTAGGCACGCATGCCTCCATTGATCGAAAttacatttcagtacaaatagCTCTTTCGAGTGATAGAGTAATTTATTCTCAGTAAATTCTTACATGGTACAGAGGAGAACCATCCAAACTACAAAGAACAACAGTCATCTCTGGGGCTGAAACAGTGCAAGTCCACATAACAGCTTTCTGTTCAGGAGACTGTGATTTTTCTTTAGCAGAATTTTCCTCCAAGAGTCCCATTTTAGGCTTTCGCGTTGGGCGCATACGCATGCATTGCTCTAATCTGTTCAAAATTAAGTTGCACTGGGTGCCTCCAAGCTTGACATCAATTTCAGATCTGATGGGAGAGTTATGCTGCAACGGAAAGCATTCTATGCACGTAAATGATAAGACTAAAATTAACAAGAAAGACTTgaaaactgaaatgagtatcaTATCTTTCGGCAGATGTTAATTGAATGATTCCACCGATCCATTTACATATTTAATGCAAGTGCCGAGTCTCTGTGGTTCTTTATAGCAAGGATAAAGTCAATATCATATATGAAATTACATGCAAAATCAAACGGATGTTTTGCACAGTTCCTATTGTCCACTGATAATTTCTATGTGCATAAGCCTTCAATGACCAAAATTTTCTTAAGAAAACTTAATTAGTGAATCCATGGTGTTTTTTTCTCGCACTTTTAAATACGATGTTGGGCAAGTTAATATTCATGACGCACTTGAAAGCTGTAATCCATCACAAATGTTCAATAGCATCAAGTTTGTCCAACTTAACAGTTTCGATTAAAAAGTTTTGTCCAACTTAACATCTTTTACAACCAGAAAACATCTATTACAGTTTCAATTAACCTGACTTATTCAGAATTACTCCTCGAATATGAAACAAATACTAATCTTAAAAGCTTGTAGAAGCAAGCAGGAAAAAAGAGAATGGCCAGTTAATAAGCAAAAGGACAGATCTTTTAAAAGGTTTAAATTAGTTAggaaaagcaaggaagatgataAATCTTGATAACCCCCCACAGAAATCAGTCAGTGTGCCGTGAAGGTTAAAATGttgcattttttttatataacagaagttaaaatgaaagaaaa
The Primulina eburnea isolate SZY01 chromosome 5, ASM2296580v1, whole genome shotgun sequence genome window above contains:
- the LOC140832784 gene encoding protein SABRE-like, producing MGASPAKFLFGFLIVSILLWIIFMFASRLLAWVLSRTMGASVGFRVGGWKCLRDVVVKFNKGAIGSISVGEIRLSLRQSLVKLGVGFISRDPKLQVLICDLEVVMRSSKKSTQKSRSKKPRSAGRGKWMVVANMARFLSISVTDLVLKTSKASLDVKELRVDISKDGESEGGLFVKLQLVPINVHVSQSRVASDQSVISNGSITTSQFIDNTCPPFSCEEFSLLCEFGHSREAGVVVKNLDTICGEVRINLCEDLLLEEKDESDSSPQSSAEISPEKQESALAKKPRGTNALSAVSKYNSIFPKKVGFTLPKLDVKFIHHGYGLVVENNIMGIQLKCMTSKSVEELGENVRLDVQLEFSEIYLLREVGISIVEVLKLDVVSSVYIPLQHNSPIRSEIDVKLGGTQCNLILNRLEQCMRMRPTRKPKMGLLEENSAKEKSQSPEQKAVMWTCTVSAPEMTVVLCSLDGSPLYHGCSQSSHIFANNISSTGATLHMELGELNLHMSDEYQECLKESLFGVETNTGSLMHIAKVSLDWGKKDIDSLEDGLQCKMVLGADVTGMSVYLTFRRLQSLILAALSFKALLKDLSALSKKPSQSKETRSSKPSRKGVQLLRLNLERCSVNIYGDVGLEDAVIPDPKRVNYGSQGGKVLVTNLVDGSLRTAHVMSTVTCDCTRLKYSLSLDVYHLSFCMNKEKKLVQMELERARSIYQEFPEDNNPGPKVVLLDMQNAKLVRRSGGLKDIAVCSLFSATDISIRWEPDVHIALVELGLHLKLMVHTYKLQEYNKEKIFVMNDNEPKKETTLESSNERLNKRESIFAIDVEMLSVFAEVGDGVEALIQVQSIFSENAKIGVLLEGLFLHLNEAKIFRTSRMQLSRIPNASGRVPDAKSETVTIWDWVIQAIDVHVCVPFRLQLRAIDDSVEDMLRALKLVTSAKTKCMFPEKKEQPKQKNASLSRTGCIKFCIRKLTAEIEEEPIQGWLDEHYQLLKNEARELVVRLNFLDEHMSRNGQCHDVVEKDEYSFEGKSHHTGEEIDLRDASAIQKLREEIYRQSFRSYYQACQNLVQAQGSGACKDGFQSGFKPSTSRTSLFSVCATELDVTLSKIEGGDAGMIEVLQKLDPVCRAHNIPFSRLYGGNILLHTGSLVVQIRNYTCPLFAANAGRCEGRLLLAQQATCFQPQIHQNVLIGKWRKVDMLRSASGTTPPIKTYCDLPSHFRTGEISFGTGFEPSFADISYAFTVALRRANLSTRNPNPDVQPPKKEKSLPWWNEMRNYIHGNTTLYFSETRWNILATTDPYENLDKLQIISGYMEIQQSDGRVYLSSKDFKIYVSSLESLLKNSISKHFVGFSGPFLQAPIFTVEVTMEWDCESGNPLNHYLFALPNEGKARQKVYDPFRSTSLSLKWNFSLRPPVPCGDRQSQSFSINHQFIQDGASVCPTKLENESIDSPIMNLGHHDLAWLIKFWNLKYLPPHKLRTFCRWPRYGIPRIPRSGNMSLDKVMTEFMFRVDATPTLIRHMPLHDDDPAKGLAFKMTKLKFELYYSRGKQKYTFECSRDPLDLVYQGLDLHIPKVFINKEDCPTVAKVVQMTRKQSLPTSTGRVLGDKHSSSSNRTERHHDDGFLLSSDYFTIRRQAPKADPARLLAWQEAGRRNLEMTYVRSEFENGSDSDEHTRSDPSDDDGYNIVIADNCRRIFVYRLKLMWTLENRDAVWSWVGGISKAFEPPKPSPSHQYAQRKLHEENKVLDRPETPKTDNQKSPTSYHGSISSQYIETSKASPSPSDSAAMENPSSSVSAKYSYLDDSEEEGTRHFMVNVIEPQFNLHSEESNGRFLLAAVSGRVLARSFHSILAVGYEMIEQALGEEKIHLPESQPEMTWNRMEFSVMLEHVQAHVAPTDVDPGAGLQWLPKIHRSSPKVKRTGALLDRVFMPCDMYFRYTRHKGGTNYLKVKPLKELSFNSHNITATMTSRQFQVMLDVLTNLLFARLPKPRKSNLSYPVDDDEDVEEEADEVVPDGVEEVELAKVNLEQRERIQKLIIDDMRKLSLRVDNYGDPYPEIEMDLWMITGGRSTLVQRLRKELMNAQKARKAASASLRIALQKAAQLRLMEKERNKSPSYAMRISFQINKVVWGMLVDGKSFAEAELNDMIYDFDRDYKDVGVAKFTTKYFVVRNCLPNAKSDMLLSAWNPPSEWGKQVMLRVDAKQGSSKDGNSPLELFQVEIYPLKIHLTETCYRLMWQYFFPEEEQDSQRRQEVWKVSTTAGARRGKKGSTAQEASSSSSHTTKDVDVSKSSTSTLSAISLTNQSGSIQDDALQVSKLQNLKANIVGDSTPELRRTSSFDKTWEENVAESVADELVLQLHTSTKSGPLAILDQHDEPIKNKLKEIKVVKPGRSSHDEKKVAKIQDEKRSRHRKLREFHNIKISQVELLVTYEGSRFAVSDLRLLMDTFHRVEFTGTWRRLFSRVKKHIIWGVLKSVTGMQGKKFKDKAHSTGVTVTENYLNLSDSDGGSAEKSDKHPISWPKRTGDGAGDGFVTSVRGLFNSQRRKARAFVLRTMRGEAESELHVDWSESDAEFSPFARQLTITKAKRLIRRHTKKFRSRGQKGYCCSRKNHFPRLLRRPHPMKVILQVDPLLIRISTIRIGRYYRNSAIIFRVHSSRLQPIRFNTLESSMGTKYLQGLTLSKWRYMVE